Genomic DNA from Alphaproteobacteria bacterium PA2:
TTGGGGCGTTGATCAACTGAATGTCGTCGAGCGCGATGCGCCGACCCCGGGACATGGTCAGGTCCTGGTGCGGATGAAGGCCATTTCCCTGAACTATCGTGACCTGTTGATGGTGGGTGGCGCCTATGGCCGCGGTCCGGCTCAAGGCGGGGCGGTTACACCCTTCTCCGACGCCTGCGGGGTGGTCGAGGCCGTAGGCCCGGGGGTGACCCGGGTGGCGGTGGGCGACCGGGTTTCGACCCTCTTCTTCCAGAACTGGGTGTCCGGGAAGCCTGACCTGGCCAAGCTGACAAGCGCCCTGGGTTTCCCCGTTCCCGGCGCCGGGGCCGAACTGCAGGTCTTCAGCCAGGAGGGGGTGTCCAGGGTTCCCGACTTCCTGACCGACGAGCAGGTGGCGACATTGCCGTGCGCGGCGCTCACCGCCTGGCGCGGTCTGTTCGTAGACGCCAGCCTCGAGCCTGGCGACACGGTCGTGCTGCAAGGCACAGGCGGGGTCTCGATCTTTGGCCTTCAGTTCGCCAAGGCGGCGGGCCTCAGGACCATCATCACCTCATCGTCCGATGAGAAGCTGGAGCGGGCCAGGGCCCTGGGCGCCGATCACACCATCAACTATCGCGAGACGCCGGACTGGTCAGGACCCGTTCGGGCAGCGACCAACGGCGTTGGGGCGGACTTCGTCATGGAAGTCGGTGGGGCCGGCACCATCCAGCAGACCCTTCGCGCCATCAAGATCGGCGGCCACATAGCCATCATCGGCGTGGTGGCCGCCGGGGGCGAGGGGATCAATCCAGCGGTCCTGATCGGCAACAGCGCGAAAATGCAGGGCCTGTCAGTGGGGTCGCGGGACATGTTCGAGGCCATGTGCCGCTCGATCGAGCTGAGCAGGATCACACCCGTGGTGGACAAGGTCTTCCCCTGGACCGAGGCCCGGGCGGCGTTTGAGTCCATGCGCGGCGGCGAGCACTTCGGAAAGATCGTCCTGACCTTCTAGTTGGTCACATCCGGAGAGGCCGCTCCCCGGATGCCTGGCCAGCGCACAGCCTTACGAACTGGACCCCGGCCTCCGCCGGGGTGACCGGTGGAGGGGGCTGGTCCGCGGAAGAACTCCAACTCCCGGTCATACCGGCGGAGGCCGGTATCCAGTTCGTAGGTCACGGTGTGTCCGGAGAGGCCGCTCCCCGGATGCATGACCAGCACAAAGCCCCATGAACTGGACCCCGGCCTCCGCCGGGGTGACCAGCGCAGCGGGGGCCTTGCCGCTTCTGATCAGACCATGTTCTCATGGGGTCATGGTGCGACTGATCCTGACCTATGGCGCGGTGCTTGGCGGGCTGGCCCTGGCGCTGGGCGGGCTGCAGGTTGCGAGCATTCTTCGCCCGGACCTCAACATCCTGATCGCGGCCCTGGTCGGTGCGGTCTTTCTGGCGCTTGGACTTGTTATTGGCCTGTCGCTTCACCGCAGGCGACTGCCCGAACCTGGCTCCGGCCCCCTCAGCCCCCGGGAACTTGAGGTCCTGACCCTTGTGGGGGAGGGGCGGCCCAACAAGGTCATTGCCCGCGCCCTGGCGATTTCGCCCAATACCGTAAAGACCCATCTGGCCCGCATATTCGAGAAGGTCGGCGCCCGGAACAGAACCCAGGCCCTGGTCCGGGCGCGGGAGCTGGGAATTCTGCCGTGAATTCAGCGGGTCACCCATTTGGGCGACTATCCTGACCCAAACCCTGAAGCTAGGTTTTCGGCATCTTGAAACCGCGCAGGTCCTTCCATGCTTCGTTTGATCCTCATCTATGGCCTGATCTCCGGCCTTGTCATCGAGGCAGCCACCCTCATCGGCATTGTGGCCGGAGCCGAGAATGGCGTCTCTGTCTGGCTGGGTTATCTGGTCATGCTGGCGGGTCTGACCCTGGTCTTCGCAGGGGTGAAGCGTTACCGCGACGATCTGCCTGAAGGTCGCATCAGTTTCCTGAAGGCCCTGGGCGTCGGCCTGGGCATAGCCGGTGTGGCCAACGTCATCTATGTCCTCGGGTGGGAGATCTACCTCGCCGCCACGGGGTACAGATTCATCGACGAGTATGCGGCGTCCCTGCTGGCCAGCCATGCGCAGGATGCACCCGCCGCCCTGGCCAAGGTCCAGGCCCAGGTCGATGATATGCGTAAGCTCTACGCAAACCCGGTCTCCCGCATGGGGGTGACCTTCATCGAAATGGCGCCGGTAGGGGTCGGGGTTTCCATCCTGTCCGCCGCCCTGTTGCGCTTCCCGAAGGTCTGGCCCCGCAAACAGTCAGTCTGATTTCGAGACCGACCACGGCCATGTCCGAAAACCGCGAGACTTCGGCGCGGGGAGGGGCGATGGTGGCGGCATGGAACTGGATGATGACGCCTGCTACCGCGCCTTTTCGATGCGCGACGCCCGATTTGACGGACGGATCTTCGGGGCCGTGCGTACGACGGGAATCTATTGTCGGCCAGTCTGTCCGGCCCGGACCCCCAAGCGCGAGAACATAGCCTTCTATCCCTCGGCGGCGGCGGCCCAGGAGGCGGGCTTCCGGCCCTGCCTGCGCTGTCGTCCGGAGACCTCGCCCGATCTGGGCGCGTGGAACGGAACGTCCAACACGGTCTCCCGGGCCATGTCCCTGATCGAGCAGGGCGCCCTCGACGACGGCGATGTCGAAGCCCTGGCCAGCCGACTGGGTGTGGGCGAAAGGCAGCTTCGGCGGCTGTTCCGCCAGCACCTGGGCGCCTCGCCGGTGGCTGTGGCCCAGACCCGCCGGGTTCTGCTCGCCAAGCAGCTGATCCACCAGACCCGACTGCCCATGGCCGAGGTCGCCCTGGCCTCGGGGTTTGGCAGCGTCCGGCGGTTCAACGAGACCTTCCAGCACCTCTACCGCAAGCCTCCGGGCGCCCTGAGGCGCACGGAGGGCGCCGAGGTTTCAGCGGCGGCCGGAGCCGGCGCGACCCTCAGACTGCCCTACCGGCCCCCCTATGACTGGGACAACATGCTGGCCTTCCTGACCTTCCGGGCCATTCCCCATGTGGAGCGGGTGGTGGACGGCGCCTATGTCCGGACCCTCTGCGTCAATGGCGAGACCGGTGTGGTCCGGGTCGCCAAGGGGCCCGGGGACGACCTTGCCGTCACCCTCTGGTTCGCCAGGGTCCAGGTCTGGCCCGCTGTCATCGCCAGGATCCGCCGGGTGTTTGATCTGGCCGCTGATCCCGACCTGATCGGCAGGCACTTATCGGAGGACCCCGAACTGGCGCCCATGGTGGCCCGCCGTCCGGGCCTGAGGGCGCCCGGCGCCTGGGACGGGTTCGAGCTTGCGGTCCGCGCCGTACTGGGCCAGCAGATCACCGTGGTCGGCGCCCGGAACATCGCCGGACGGCTGGCGGAGTCCTATGGAGAGGCCGTGGACCTTGAAGCGGCGCAGGCCTTTGGCCTGACCCGGCTGTTCCCCACGGCCGCAGCCCTCGCGGCCCTCGATCCGGAGGCCCTGCCCATGCCCAGGGCGCGGGGCAGGGGACTGATCGCCATGGCGGGTCTGGCGGCCGGCGATCCCGACCTGTTCGGGCCTAGGCGCAGCCTTGACGAAGCCGTCGAGCGCCTGGTCGCCCTTCCGGGTATCGGTCCCTGGACCGCCCAGTACATCGCCATGCGCGCCCTGCGCGAGCCTGACGCCTTCCCCCATGCTGACCTCGGCCTCATGCGGGCCT
This window encodes:
- a CDS encoding NAD(P)-dependent alcohol dehydrogenase, whose amino-acid sequence is MRALEVKEPWGVDQLNVVERDAPTPGHGQVLVRMKAISLNYRDLLMVGGAYGRGPAQGGAVTPFSDACGVVEAVGPGVTRVAVGDRVSTLFFQNWVSGKPDLAKLTSALGFPVPGAGAELQVFSQEGVSRVPDFLTDEQVATLPCAALTAWRGLFVDASLEPGDTVVLQGTGGVSIFGLQFAKAAGLRTIITSSSDEKLERARALGADHTINYRETPDWSGPVRAATNGVGADFVMEVGGAGTIQQTLRAIKIGGHIAIIGVVAAGGEGINPAVLIGNSAKMQGLSVGSRDMFEAMCRSIELSRITPVVDKVFPWTEARAAFESMRGGEHFGKIVLTF
- a CDS encoding helix-turn-helix transcriptional regulator is translated as MNWTPASAGVTSAAGALPLLIRPCSHGVMVRLILTYGAVLGGLALALGGLQVASILRPDLNILIAALVGAVFLALGLVIGLSLHRRRLPEPGSGPLSPRELEVLTLVGEGRPNKVIARALAISPNTVKTHLARIFEKVGARNRTQALVRARELGILP
- a CDS encoding DUF4199 domain-containing protein, whose translation is MLRLILIYGLISGLVIEAATLIGIVAGAENGVSVWLGYLVMLAGLTLVFAGVKRYRDDLPEGRISFLKALGVGLGIAGVANVIYVLGWEIYLAATGYRFIDEYAASLLASHAQDAPAALAKVQAQVDDMRKLYANPVSRMGVTFIEMAPVGVGVSILSAALLRFPKVWPRKQSV
- a CDS encoding 3-methyladenine DNA glycosylase 2; translation: MELDDDACYRAFSMRDARFDGRIFGAVRTTGIYCRPVCPARTPKRENIAFYPSAAAAQEAGFRPCLRCRPETSPDLGAWNGTSNTVSRAMSLIEQGALDDGDVEALASRLGVGERQLRRLFRQHLGASPVAVAQTRRVLLAKQLIHQTRLPMAEVALASGFGSVRRFNETFQHLYRKPPGALRRTEGAEVSAAAGAGATLRLPYRPPYDWDNMLAFLTFRAIPHVERVVDGAYVRTLCVNGETGVVRVAKGPGDDLAVTLWFARVQVWPAVIARIRRVFDLAADPDLIGRHLSEDPELAPMVARRPGLRAPGAWDGFELAVRAVLGQQITVVGARNIAGRLAESYGEAVDLEAAQAFGLTRLFPTAAALAALDPEALPMPRARGRGLIAMAGLAAGDPDLFGPRRSLDEAVERLVALPGIGPWTAQYIAMRALREPDAFPHADLGLMRAFEDGQGRRPSPNELLVRAEHWRPWRAYAASHLWAHDAAKDQKTGTANAA